One region of Wyeomyia smithii strain HCP4-BCI-WySm-NY-G18 chromosome 3, ASM2978416v1, whole genome shotgun sequence genomic DNA includes:
- the LOC129733323 gene encoding eukaryotic initiation factor 4A, protein MGDNRHEQTYDGPAGMQPDGVIESNWNDNVDNFDDMGLKEQLLRGIYAYGFEKPSAIQQRAIMPCIKGHDVIAQAQSGTGKTATFSIAILQKIDTSIPECQALILAPTRELATQIQKVVIALGDYLNAQCHACIGGTNVRDDMRKLELGCHIVVGTPGRVHDMITRNFLRTNHIKLFVLDEADEMLSRGFKDQIQDVFRTLPTDVQVILLSATMPAEVLEVSKHFMRDPVKILVKKEELTLEGIKQFYIDVKQEGWKLGTLCDLYDTLSITQAVIFCNTRRKVDQLTADMAAENFTVSSMHGDMEQRDRDLIMKQFRTGSSRVLITTDLLARGIDVQQVSLVINYDLPTLRENYIHRIGRGGRFGRKGVAINFVTEADKRVLTDIEKHYNTTIEEMPANLADML, encoded by the exons ATGGGTGACAACAGACATGAGCAAACCTACGATGGTCCCGCCGGTATGCAACCGGATGGAGTTATCGAATCTAACTGGAACGATAACGTCGATAATTTCGACGATATGGGTTTAAAGGAGCAGCTGCTGCGTGGAATATACGCGTACGGTTTTGAAAAGCCTTCAGCTATTCAGCAACGGGCTATCATGCCGTGCATCAAGGGCCACGATGTTATCGCCCAAGCCCAATCCG GTACCGGTAAAACGGCTACGTTTTCCATTGCGATCTTGCAAAAGATCGACACGAGCATTCCAGAATGCCAAGCGCTGATTCTGGCTCCGACCCGCGAGTTGGCAACCCAGATCCAAAAAGTCGTAATTGCCCTAGGCGATTACCTGAACGCTCAATGCCACGCATGTATTGGTGGTACCAACGTCCGCGATGACATGCGCAAGTTGGAACTAGGTTGCCACATTGTAGTTGGAACTCCGGGACGCGTGCACGATATGATCACCCGCAACTTTTTGCGTACCAATCACATCAAGCTGTTTGTACTGGACGAAGCTGATGAAATGTTGTCCCGTGGTTTTAAGGATCAGATTCAGGATGTTTTCCGTACGCTACCAACCGATGTGCAGGTTATTCTGCTGTCTGCTACCATGCCGGCTGAAGTACTTGAAGTATCAAAGCACTTCATGCGCGACCCAGTAAAAATTTTGGTTAAAAAGGAGGAACTTACGTTGGAAGGTATTAAACAGTTCTATATCGACGTAAAGCAGGAAGGCTGGAAGCTCGGTACGTTGTGCGACTTGTACGATACTCTTTCCATCACCCAGGCTGTTATATTCTGTAACACGCGTCGTAAGGTCGATCAGCTAACTGCCGATATGGCTGCTGAAAATTTTACCGTGTCTTCCATGCACGGCGATATGGAACAACGCGATCGTGATTTGATCATGAAGCAGTTCCGTACTGGCTCTTCGCGTGTTCTGATTACTACGGATCTCCTCGCTCGTGGTATTGATGTACAGCAGGTTTCCTTAGTTATTAATTATGATCTGCCAACGTTACGAGAAAACTATATTCACAG AATTGGTCGAGGAGGCCGTTTCGGTCGTAAGGGAGTTGCTATAAACTTTGTCACTGAAGCTGACAAGAGAGTGCTGACTGACATTGAGAAACACTACAACACAACCATTGAGGAGATGCCAGCTAATCTGGCTGACATGCTGTAA